The Macaca thibetana thibetana isolate TM-01 chromosome 11, ASM2454274v1, whole genome shotgun sequence genome window below encodes:
- the NECAP1 gene encoding adaptin ear-binding coat-associated protein 1 produces the protein MAAELEYESVLCVKPDVSVYRIPPRASNRGYRASDWKLDQPDWTGRLRITSKGKIAYIKLEDKVSGELFAQAPVEQYPGIAVETVTDSSRYFVIRIQDGTGRSAFIGIGFTDRGDAFDFNVSLQDHFKWVKQESEISKESQEMDARPKLDLGFKEGQTIKLSIGNITTKKGGASKPRTARGGGLSLLPPPPGGKVTIPPPSSSVAISNHVTPPPIPKSNHGGSDADILLDLDSPAPVTTPAPTPVSAGNDLWGDFSTASSSVPNQAPQPSNWVQF, from the exons ATGGCGGCCGAGTTGGAGTACGAGTCTGTGCTGTGTGTGAAGCCGGACGTCAGCGTCTACCGGATTCCGCCCCGGGCCTCCAACCGCGGTTACAG GGCATCTGACTGGAAATTAGACCAGCCGGATTGGACTGGTCGCCTCCGAATCACTTCAAAAGGGAAGATTGCCTATATCAAACTCGAGGATAAAGTTTCAG GGGAGCTTTTTGCTCAGGCTCCAGTAGAACAATATCCTGGTATTGCTgtggagacagtgacagattCCAGCCGCTACTTTGTAATCCGGATCCAGGATGGTACTG GGCGCAGTGCTTTCATTGGCATTGGCTTCACAGATCGGGGAGATGCCTTCGACTTTAACGTCTCCTTGCAGGATCACTTCAA GTGGGTAAAGCAGGAATCTGAGATTTCCAAGGAATCTCAAGAAATGGACGCTCGTCCTAAGTTGGATCTGGGCTTCAAGGAAGGACAAACCATCAAGTTGAGTATCGGG aacaTTACAACCAAGAAAGGAGGTGCTTCTAAGCCCAGGACTGCAAGGGGTGGGGGCCTGAGCTTACTCCCACCCCCGCCAGGAGGCAAAGTCACTATTCCCCCACCGTCCTCCTCAGTCGCCATCAGCAATCATGTCACCCCACCACCCATTCCGAAATCTAACCATGGAGGCAGTGATGCAG ATATCCTTTTAGATTTGGATTCTCCTGCTCCTGTCACGACACCAGCACCAACTCCAGTTTCTGCAGGCAATGACTTGTGGGGAGATTTCAGCACTGCATCCAG CTCTGTTCCAAACCAGGCACCACAGCCATCCAACTGGGTCCAGTTCTGA